AACTTCCGTAATGAACATTCGAGTCGTTGTCGTCGCCGGAGTGCCATCAACACCTCGGCCAGGCGTTTCTCCCGAGGTGTCGGCAAGGGGTTAACGCGCGTCCCGACGCCGCACGACGTCCCGACAACAGCGGCACATCTCTGTCACAGAAGCGTCTAAGCCTGACTGTCTCTCTCTTACGTTGTTCATCGCGCGCAGACGCGACAATATCGGCCTAGCACCCTGCAATAGGATAAGGGGTTGGCGGGGATGAAAATGGcagtggcggcggcggcggcggcggccgtAACATGACCGTCGTCTGGGTCTTTCACCCTTCTTTCCGTTACATCCCCCGAACATGAGACATCTTCACCGCGGCGCTCTTTTTACTGTTAGTAATGTTGCTTAGGAATAAACCAAGATCTGCCGAATACGCAGGGTATCGCGCAGATAAGAATTAAAACGCTAGGACAAACACAGGATCAATTAACGAATATTTTGGTTCCTTTagatctattaatttttagaagcATTTAGAACATTCTCTTATTCATGTTGGGTACTTGATATTTGTTCGGGTGCAACTAcaaattctctctttcttaaaATGCAGCCACATTTTCCGGCTGTTTCCTTGCTGCTGAGTACAGTATTTTGTGTACTACGACAGCACGGTGAACACTTATCCTTTTTAACATCTTCCAGCCATTCTTTTCGTCGATGTTTATGAGAGACAACAGGACAGCGGATTCTTGCGGCTTCTCCACTGCCGTTGCCAGTCTTCTTAAGCAGGCATGCGCATTCTATCCGTTCTTTATCTGAAGCGGAAGTGAATCTTTCGCATTGAAACGCCGGACCATCGTCGGTGCCCTTGAACAGGTAAGGTTTCCTGTTGTGAGGAATTTGAAATTGCGTGATGATCTTTCTGCCAAAACACGAGGCGCGGATGAAGACTGTGGCTTCGCCCACGCATTGTCCTGTTGCtgtagtaattttaataacgttcTTAATTGTCTTGTAGGTCTTGCCGATATTGAAGAATTGCCGACTCAGCAGCGAGTTTATGAGATCGCGAGTTTGAATCTGGTGAGTACctgtttcgaaaaataattatgtaaaattctgCGATGTTGATCatctagaaatttaataacaatgtgtcagagaaaaaaataatcaaagttAAAGGACCGATCAACATCACGTCCGGCAAAACTGCTGGCGGCAGTTCCTTGTAGACAGACATTTTTACGGGGAAATTACACAACGGTTTTTGCAGAATATCATTTGGAAGGGCAAACAGACAGGATTtcccttttttaaaaatttgggGTTCACTGCCATTACAGGCGCAAGTTTTCGTTGTCGTTTCTTGATATATATGAAGAGGAGGCAAGTCTAATAtctatgataattataataatgttagcAAATTAAGAAATCAATTGGAAACAAGTATAAAGATTTACTTGAAACGAGACGCATGTTCTAGCCGGTAATATTTCCTCATGAATCGCCCGTATTGTGGGAATATTGATtttgtcaattaaaaattccatCAAAAATAGTTGTCCTTTTTccattagtttttattatatagtttaattaaGTTGTTAAAAagagttaatatatttaagatatttattactttaacaatttttattttatttttacttatttcgTTTACTAATTTGTAAAGCtaatactttttatctttaattgtaTATCATACTccagcaattttaatttaatattatttgttatccACTCTACTCAATTTAGATTGCTATCAgtgataaagaattttatggTTAGGTTTTAGGTTGACaattatataagattttatcGATTGCAACGCTCTTATTATACAGGAGGATTCATTTATAGGTATCtaatcttgcatttattttagcTGTGCCAGAAGCTTATGAAAGTATCATTTCTATCTAATGTTTGTTTTACTATACTTATTAATGCAGGGcttagtataaaaaattcaattgtcTTTAAACAAACATAACAATGATTCTCATTCATATTGAcattaaacacatttttattaacagtTATTTTGGAATATCCAAAATTGAGAAGATCGAGAAAAGTATTACgctgcaaaatataaatctatttatattaattagaattatttttaattgatgacaacttaatttttaattttcagtgAGAGCGattcgtttttttcttttttttcgttttaatttctttcagtGGTTTCTCTTCAATGTCCGTTTGCATATCTCTGGTCTCGTATCTGACTGGAGGTCGTTTTTCAGGTCCTTTTGGGGTCTTCATCTCCAGTTGTATGTCAGACTTGTCGCCGACACCAACCAGACCTTTCTTGCCGATTCTCAGAACAAAAATGTCGTGATCTAATTCAGTCGAATCGTCTGGTTTTGTTGCGGTGGAATCTGCAGCAACCGTTACAGTAGGTTTCTTATCGCCAACGCCATCACCGTTGTCAAAAAGACCAGATACCTTGAGAATTACTGGCTTGCCGCAAGGCTGAGATGAGTCACGACTAGGCTGGATGAGATTTTTGGATGACTGAAAATCAGATCTGAACTTGAATGCCCAGAatcgagaaattttatttctttttcgaaCACATATtctattctttaattatttattttctttaattattttatttctgctttCTTACCTTTTTATTGTCTtctttgtttctaattttcttattgtttttatcaatAGCTAATGGTCGATTACACGGCTTACAAAGATACTTCTCTGGTACACATATGGAACAATTAATTGGACTCTGAATGTGATCACTGGAATCCTCGAAGAAATCAATAGTATGGGAATCCACTTTGCAACACTTGTACAAGAATATTTGATCACTTtctttggtaccaaaaacaaaTGTTGAGGAATCTCCCATCATCGGCGGTGTATCTAATTCTGTGATGATCGTCTGACCAAAACTGGAtattcttacaaaaatatcaaggtTACCCGATAGATTTCCATTGTGAATCAATGGCACTCGACCATCGAATACTTTAGATGTCATGACACCTTTTTTCCAACACTGTAACATCTCCATTCTTAAAGCTGCGTACTGTTTAGTCAAATCCAGCTCGCCAATTCCCACCAAAACATCTGGCTTGATGCCATTCGGCATTTGCTTCTTCACGGTAATGTTCAGAATCATTGGCACGGTGCGATCCATCACCGCAGTATAATCGACAGAGAACAACACCGATTTCCCGGTattgaatatttgaatatcATCGGCGATACTTGCCTCCAGTTGATCCGTTGCAGTCACCATTAGATCATCATCATTTACGAAATCGAGGAATCCAAAATAGATTGTTGTAGGTACAAAAAACATCTGATTTAGTTTGGTCAAACGGTTGCTTGATActtgttttatgaaaaattccaaCAAAAATAGATAGTACTCTTTGCAGTCATTCGAAGGGATTTGTTCGCGGTTGCCGTACAATGGCGGCTTGATATGATTAGCTAGCATGATTTTCTATttggtaataaatatatttttacataaccaCTTATTAAGCTTGATAAATGATAGTTTATTGAGTAACTACGATTTGACAGATAtgactaataatttttgcgttaGGCGTTAATTAGTCATGCAGTCTAGAAAATTCGATGATGTAATAGGACgatgttacataaaaatatactgaagattaattttcactatcgaaataataaaaacatgatcggcgaaaaattttcgaaatgagAGGTTGACAGTTGCACTTATCTAATGATCTGACGTATCATGCGTAGTGTAACcgtttatcaatttatttatcaaatttcaagtctatctatttctattaaataatcgataggaaaattaattaaaaaaaatatattaattgcaatacaTAGGCCTCTCTATTTAATGGTTTATTACTGCGTAGATAGAATAATACATAAAGTATAACGATTTATGAGTTTAACAGCAACATCAAAAGaattataagtaaatattaaggTGACCTTTATACAGGGTATTTGAAAAGAGAGTTCTAGAACAAtctaatatttcagaaaaagatattttacaaaaatatgttttagacaaaagttgtagcgttTAAAAGAATCCATTTAATGATTGGAACAGTTTTAAACAGTTAAAGATTATAACTTTTGTCTAAAATgcttttttgttgaaatattaaaccGTTTTGGGACTTTtcgaacaccctgtatattccTACAAGGAAAGTGATGGAGTTATTTCTGTCCgatttttaaagtttgaatATGTAGTAGAGCAGTGCTGCCCAACCTTTTTTACGTATGagttactttttttcttttaataaagcGACCTCGCGATCTATCAATGTacaaaggaaaaaatataatattaaatatataaaattaaaatatgatttcaatatttatcatatatcaATACAGACAAACTaagtgtcaaaataaaaaaattaatacaaaataaatattaaaattaaaaacaaattttataataaaattaaacaaagtaaaaatcaaataaagaagaataaatCAAATCATGTGAagatctataaaaaaaaaacacattaccATTGACCGGTAGATTGCGATTGACTGGTTGGACACCTCTGTTGTAGAGtaactaaaaataagaaacatgtatttttttatatgtacgtTCTTACATTTAGAAGTTGAAACAATTCCTACAAACTGACATggtatatttgattttaagaGAATCTAAAACTATaagagatatataaaaaaatatttcagataaataaaaattttttggtaTTTTATGAGTTTTATAATCATGCATTTggctttttgaaaaatgtcatatttttacatttacctCTTttccttgttattatttttacaaatttcaacaaaagttacaaaattttacgctgaatttacatatattaatgttaatgttatattaaaaaaataatatttgggAAATGAGTCTTTCTTCTTAAATACCGCGCTATGTGCGTCGCTACATagagtaatttaaaatatcttaatgttcttgaaatattatattcttgagCGATTTCTAagactatttttcttttgcaaaattttgtctaAAACTtagtttttgagttataattaaaaatagttcactacttatacagggtgtcatacattttaaataatccactcaaatatttcagaaacacCGCGttaaatcgaaaaatgtttcaagtaaaAGTTGCAGGGTTTGGAGGGGGaaaaatatagggatattAGTTTGACCTTGGGTGGAGGTGCTtcggagatttgaaggtcaacttcatttttttaaatggagccaacacaattttttatataaattgattcctcgcaatattcgtcgtaaaaagttataagaataggatggccaaaaattgaatagtttacgagatattttatactttaatttgacataattttatataaattatgaaagctctcattaaatattaatttttcaattatcttacctcaacacttttatgcacaaaataatgagaggaatcaattggtgtaaaaaaaacacatagttctctttaagaaaaaatgatatgatattatttcagctacatattttttcatgaaatatctCTTTAAATAATGAGTTTAGATCAAAGATGtcttagtattttttttacgtaaaattgAACGctcttttagattttttaatagaaaataccacattttatttaaaaaaatagcgaTGACCTTTATATgactttgaaaaattgttttttttttcgaaaattaattttaccattATTTGTCCCCCTTGAGACCgtacaatttttgtttgaaacatttttccatatttcccatatttttttagatatttgactgtcaaaaataaaatgagacaccttgtatatatattatatatattacatatattatatatattatatatatagtcgATTTTAGTTGATAAATGCTGCATAGTATCgaaaaaatcgttttttttaaatttttttttctacttgttTCCGCAAGTTACcgctttatatttatattcgccctatattatatgtaaaaaacttTCAAGTCGATATCGCGGGGGTCGTAAAGTAAACTCTAGCCCAGTTTTTTTCTGCagaattctacaattttttaatatttaaaaagagttccggcgattaaaatatatacacaaaatatattttatatgaaagtatatattagTGTTAATGCAGttaattctaatataaaaaatctataaaaaaagctTATGTATATTCTAACTTTtctatagttttataaaactaactgtaagtttaaaataataatgtactaTTTTacttatgtatattaatgtctataaaattaacttttccatataaaaattataaaaaaatttgttatatgaaTGATAATTGTACaaactgtaaaattaaaattttttattattatatttattatatatttagatattaaaagtACTATCGCTAATAAAGTGTAATACTTGTGTATTTTActagtatatatgtatttaaaaggaaaaatttaatataactaaaaaaatatttattgcgaaaAATTTTGGCGCTGCTACATCGAATAACATGTCGAAAATTCATAttctatgtaatattatattcttctatataatattacattaattttaaaatattttaaagtgtatcaacgccaagtttttttatattaaattttttaattggattaaattttttcttttaaaaaatatatgtatatacattattatacaaGGTGTTCTAGATTTACGGTAACACccgttaatagcagattcCTGAGATCATTTGAAGACAAAAATCTTATTGCctcaaaatgtcgaggctgcTATAGTTTTTGAACAGAAAAGGTTTAAAATTCTCCAATCAGCTAGTCAAAATTTCGCCCGTAACTACACGTACACGCGTACCAATCTGTCAactgttattgatttttactgcacagctgattttattttatcgtttctTGTGTGTGTGAGTACTATGTATACTATCGCGAtcagttaatattaaaaaattaattattataataggaaattataattctctctcttaagtaaaatatttaattttttaaaataataatttaaatagttGTTTAATggtattacatttaattaaaattataaactttaatattataataaagaattaaataatttacgtataatatatgatttatCAATATCAATTTGTCAGAGAGAGTATCAACTGATTAGTCTATCTCATACATTGATCAACTGACttagacacaaaaaaaaaacataaagatTAGAAAATACGCAAGCTGCACTTTCTTTGACAATTTAcgataatcttttatattaaaaatgtaaaaataataattgtgccgtttattttgaaagtttaattaaaattgctaatattaacatttttgagtaaattaaaatgcaaacttaaatatctcgaaacaAGAAAAGTGGATTAACTACTTTCAAAAAGAAACGGCTCATTTAAAAGCAGAAACACATTTATttaccaatattatttttttcttattatttgaaGAAGTTGCTCAAAATGTCTTTCTGAATGTATAATCGTGCACGTCGTAGTAAATTGCGACCGGATTCTCTAGTCATTTTACTTGTAATAGTTACCAAACCTTCATGAATTCGATCGTGCACTTCCTCTTTATTTTGGATTTGTTctctttgataaatatattgtttaagaTGTCCCCAGAAGAAAAAATCCATTGGAGTCAAGTCTGGTGATCGTGTTGGCCAGTTAAATGGACCACTACGTCCAATCCGATTTGGAAATGCTTCATCAAATGCATTTCGCACTCTCCTTGCAACAtgaggtctgttctttatagctgaactggctgcactagttcagagtttatctttctccttccaatgtggagggaaaaagataaactctgaactagtgcagccagttcaactataaagaacagacctatgAGGAGGTGCTCCATCGTgttggaaaattaaatttattctatcatGTATGGTCACATCTTCCAACAATTGTAACTCGTTGTTCATAAAttggaaatacatatttcatcTAATCGATGTGGTAAAATAAATGGTCCAATCtgaagtataatattaaaattaattctccctctagggaggggggagggatgagaaggagagagaggagaaagagaggagggaAGGGGGTACACACTCGAAGAAGAAGCGAATTGCaattaacagtttttatatttacacaaatgTGCTTCACAAGTATACGTTacacagttttatttttaatcacaaaAGTAAATTCTatcagaataaataaaataataaaacaatgaaaaatgtatataaaatatttaaaagatttaaaaataaaataaatccacAATTTATCTTGAATCGATTTTCTAATTAGCGCATCTTTTACCGACAGCGTTTCTGCAGCGACTCAGCCGGTTCAGGTACATCGAGACACAGTATACTATGATCCAAGCGCGTGTGCATTTATGATTAGATAATGAtgtgtacttttttaaaaattagccTTTATGATATCTCAGTTCAACATATATTATCCTTAATGTATTAACAAAAGAATTCTGATTAGCAAACAATTCATAAGTTTTTGATtagtgaatatatttttgaaattattttataatattgttattaagtTAAAAAGAGATGGGGAAATACTGAACAAATGAATTGAATATTAGTAAACATTATTGAAAAGGTAATCTTgagaaattcttttataattctgTTCTTTCTATTACATAAGTGTCGCAGAATAACCACGACAACGCTCGTGAGCTGATAAAGCACAGTAAGCCGAACTGAAAAGTCCTTTACTGTTTTGCAATATTCGTaataattgtagaaaaattaatttaaaaaaattagcgaATAAACGCGCATTTTGCGTCACTTGACTGTGAGATGTATGATCTAGGCATGCGTTCTTAGGCGATCTTAGACGTGCCAGTAGCGAGTGTTACATGGCAAGGAAAAGTAAAGCTACCCGCGTGTTACTTTTGTTTAACGgattaactaaatatttcattgccGTGTGATGCTTGccacactcaaaaaaatatttcgctgatgtagttagatttctagatatcgcaacaagaatgtatcgctatttttcgtatctgtgaaaacattgtttgtcacatatagaatttatagcagtaatgttctagcaatagcttctgaaaaatttaggtaccattgctaaatgttattcattgcatgatctaacacgtgattgatcttatatagataggcgctttagagaaactttctttttaaagttcacaaataatacagatatatattctgtttctgtcatctaaactgattaagtaattacatatgcaatatcacaacagttgctaaacatttatctgttttagttaattttttacacctagaaaattttagctattattgcaaaatcatttttttgagtgcaTTATCACGCCTAGAGTGTATCTCTTATGGTCTCGTCGCGCGAAACGCATGCTCATTTGCtaatctgttttaattaatttctccatAATGattacaatattgcaaaacGGTGAAGGACTTCTCAATTCGGCTTACTGTGCTctcaaaatcacttaaacgatTCTCGCCCAGCTAAGGGTGGGTTCCGACGCTTGTATCGGATCGtacttttttgcatgtcgtatgagggcctcagaactttcTGTATGCCAAAGaagaagagcgacaagttattttttgctaGGCGAGAATTTTTTAGGCACtctggggtggttttttgagtataagagtgtcttccgacgcatgtatcaaatcagtcttttttgtatgtcatgtgagggcctcagaacttcctctatgcaaaaggagaagagcaacaaatcatttttagcttggcgagaatcgtttaagtgattttgggggtggtttttcgggtataagggtgtctttcgacgcatgtatcggatcggtctcttttgtactttgtttgttaGTCTCGaaacttcctccctgcaaaaggacaagagcgacaaatcatttttaaaaaatcgctcCAGGAACGTTtcaaacttcaaccagctcgggaaattgcattttttatggtctt
Above is a genomic segment from Linepithema humile isolate Giens D197 chromosome 6, Lhum_UNIL_v1.0, whole genome shotgun sequence containing:
- the LOC105679031 gene encoding uncharacterized protein — translated: MEKGQLFLMEFLIDKINIPTIRAIHEEILPARTCVSFQILDLPPLHIYQETTTKTCACNGSEPQIFKKGKSCLFALPNDILQKPLCNFPVKMSVYKELPPAVLPDVMLIGTHQIQTRDLINSLLSRQFFNIGKTYKTIKNVIKITTATGQCVGEATVFIRASCFGRKIITQFQIPHNRKPYLFKGTDDGPAFQCERFTSASDKERIECACLLKKTGNGSGEAARIRCPVVSHKHRRKEWLEDVKKDKCSPCCRSTQNTVLSSKETAGKCGCILRKREFVVAPEQISSTQHE
- the LOC105679032 gene encoding uncharacterized protein isoform X1; this encodes MLANHIKPPLYGNREQIPSNDCKEYYLFLLEFFIKQVSSNRLTKLNQMFFVPTTIYFGFLDFVNDDDLMVTATDQLEASIADDIQIFNTGKSVLFSVDYTAVMDRTVPMILNITVKKQMPNGIKPDVLVGIGELDLTKQYAALRMEMLQCWKKGVMTSKVFDGRVPLIHNGNLSGNLDIFVRISSFGQTIITELDTPPMMGDSSTFVFGTKESDQIFLYKCCKVDSHTIDFFEDSSDHIQSPINCSICVPEKYLCKPCNRPLAIDKNNKKIRNKEDNKKFRSDFQSSKNLIQPSRDSSQPCGKPVILKVSGLFDNGDGVGDKKPTVTVAADSTATKPDDSTELDHDIFVLRIGKKGLVGVGDKSDIQLEMKTPKGPEKRPPVRYETRDMQTDIEEKPLKEIKTKKKKKTNRSH
- the LOC105679032 gene encoding uncharacterized protein isoform X2, with translation MLANHIKPPLYGNREQIPSNDCKEYYLFLLEFFIKQVSSNRLTKLNQMFFVPTTIYFGFLDFVNDDDLMVTATDQLEASIADDIQIFNTGKSVLFSVDYTAVMDRTVPMILNITVKKQMPNGIKPDVLVGIGELDLTKQYAALRMEMLQCWKKGVMTSKVFDGRVPLIHNGNLSGNLDIFVRISSFGQTIITELDTPPMMGDSSTFVFGTKESDQIFLYKCCKVDSHTIDFFEDSSDHIQSPINCSICVPEKYLCKPCNRPLAIDKNNKKIRNKEDNKKSSKNLIQPSRDSSQPCGKPVILKVSGLFDNGDGVGDKKPTVTVAADSTATKPDDSTELDHDIFVLRIGKKGLVGVGDKSDIQLEMKTPKGPEKRPPVRYETRDMQTDIEEKPLKEIKTKKKKKTNRSH